A single Lactuca sativa cultivar Salinas chromosome 8, Lsat_Salinas_v11, whole genome shotgun sequence DNA region contains:
- the LOC111885014 gene encoding sodium transporter HKT1, whose amino-acid sequence MVVFSYVGKKLEQLCSSCFQVLRHLKFIWFLFIYFHHYVLRRMNQFFVEVFYFLFISFLGFLILNAMDPRTPSFTPRKLDLFFTSVSASTVSSMSVIEMEVFSNAQLIIMTILMFIGGEVFTSMVGLLLRSCSRHSSIKEGGRVNDSMSDLGIPPNFHDQLELGTIANPEFESSKSDIFDFGHDHPEPMDDTDQLKFKSIRFLGVLVLGYLLLVQILGVVSVLVYLNVISSAKNVLQKKGLKTFTFSLFTIVSTFASCGFVPTNENMMIFRKNTGLLLILIPQVLLGNNLFPSALRFSVWAIGKFKKKAETSYLLNNTREIRFHHFLSHVHSSFLVGTALVFIFVQYILFSSLEWNADPMSGLNHYEKFIGVLFQTINTRHTGETIVDLSTIAAASLVLIVVMMYLPPYTSFLPLSGKQSSQRNSDQRKKKSRRVLFENIVFSQLAYLVIFVILVCITERKKIKEDPLNFNVLNVVVEVVSAYGNVGFTTGYNCDHRIKPDGICENKWYGFSAKWSDQGKLILIIVMFFGRLKKFNMNGGKSWKLL is encoded by the exons ATGGTGGTCTTTTCCTATGTAGGAAAGAAACTAGAGCAACTTTGTAGTTCATGTTTCCAGGTCTTGCGCCATTTGAAATTCATATggtttctatttatttatttccatCATTATGTCTTACGTCGTATGAACCAATTTTTCGTCGAGGTATTCTATTTTCTCTTTATTTCTTTCTTGGGATTTCTTATCCTCAATGCAATGGATCCAAGAACCCCTTCTTTTACCCCTAGAAAGTTAGACTTATTCTTCACCTCGGTCTCTGCATCCACTGTCTCTAGCATGTCTGTTATTGAAATGGAGGTTTTCTCAAATGCCCAACTCATCATTATGACAATCTTGATGTTTATTGGTGGTGAGGTTTTCACTTCAATGGTTGGACTCCTTCTGCGTAGTTGTTCACGTCATAGTTCTATAAAAGAGGGTGGTAGAGTGAACGACTCCATGAGTGATCTCGGCATCCCACCAAATTTCCATGACCAACTTGAGCTAGGCACCATAGCCAACCCTGAATTTGAGAGCTCAAAATCAGATATTTTCGACTTTGGTCATGATCATCCAGAACCCATGGATGATACAGACCAACTGAAGTTCAAATCCattagatttttgggtgttttagtaTTGGGTTATTTATTATTGGTCCAGATATTAGGCGTGGTGTCAGTTTTGGTATACCTAAATGTCATCTCAAGTGCCAAAAATGTACTTCAAAAAAAGGGTCTAAAGACATTCACTTTCTCCCTCTTTACCATAGTTTCCACCTTCGCCAGCTGTGGGTTTGTCCCCACGAATGAAAACATGATGATCTTCAGGAAGAACACAGGCCTATTATTAATCTTAATCCCTCAAGTTTTATTAGGTAATAATTTGTTTCCTTCAGCTTTGAGATTTTCCGTTTGGGCCATTGGAAAATTCAAAAAGAAAGCTGAAACAAGTTACCTGTTGAACAACACCCGTGAAATCAGGTTTCATCATTTCCTTTCTCATGTACACTCCTCGTTTCTTGTGGGTACGGCATTGGTGTTTATCTTTGTACAGTATATATTGTTTTCCTCCCTGGAATGGAATGCAGATCCCATGAGTGGCTTGAACCATTATGAAAAATTTATTGGGGTTCTCTTCCAGACCATCAATACCAGACATACAGGCGAAACCATTGTCGACCTCTCCACCATTGCTGCTGCCTCATTGGTGTTGATCGTCGTCATGAT GTATCTTCCTCCATATACATCGTTTTTGCCGTTATCGGGAAAACAAAGTAGCCAAAGAAACAGTGatcaaagaaaaaagaaaagtaGAAGAGTTTTGTTCGAGAATATCGTTTTCTCACAACTCGCATATCTTGTTATCTTTGTCATCCTTGTTTGCATAACCGAGAGGAAAAAGATTAAAGAAGATCCCCTCAATTTCAACGTTCTCAATGTTGTAGTTGAAGTCgtcag TGCGTATGGAAATGTGGGGTTCACGACTGGCTACAATTGTGATCATCGGATTAAACCAGATGGAATTTGTGAAAATAAATGGTATGGTTTTTCGGCGAAATGGAGTGACCAAGGAAAACTAATTCTCATTATAGTTATGTTTTTTGGTAGGCTTAAGAAGTTTAACATGAATGGAGGAAAATCATGGAAGCTATTGTAA